One genomic window of Ruminococcus gauvreauii includes the following:
- the fic gene encoding protein adenylyltransferase Fic: MTLKNKLNITDSAELARQEEKLSKKRAVELFENGYLDKLEPGTLEALCEIHKYLFQDVYDHAGKIRDVNIAKGNFRFAPVMYLEAALENVEKMPQSTFDGIIEKYVEMNVAHPFREGNGRSTRIWLDQILKKELNFIIDWSRVDKEDYLLAMERSPIKDIEIKYILKQALTDQINNREIYMKGIDHSYYYEGYTVYRAEDL; this comes from the coding sequence ATGACACTTAAAAACAAGTTAAACATAACTGATTCAGCGGAACTAGCCCGGCAGGAAGAAAAATTAAGTAAGAAAAGAGCAGTTGAGTTATTTGAAAATGGTTATTTAGACAAACTGGAACCGGGGACGCTTGAGGCGCTTTGTGAAATTCATAAATATTTATTTCAAGATGTTTATGATCATGCGGGGAAAATCCGTGATGTAAACATAGCAAAAGGTAATTTTAGATTTGCTCCGGTCATGTATTTGGAGGCGGCATTAGAGAATGTTGAAAAAATGCCACAGTCTACATTTGATGGAATCATTGAAAAATATGTTGAGATGAATGTAGCGCATCCATTCAGAGAAGGAAACGGGCGAAGTACAAGGATCTGGTTGGATCAAATCTTAAAAAAAGAATTAAATTTCATAATAGACTGGAGTAGGGTTGACAAGGAGGACTATTTGCTTGCTATGGAGCGAAGTCCAATCAAAGATATTGAGATTAAGTATATTTTAAAACAGGCACTGACAGATCAGATCAATAATCGTGAGATTTATATGAAAGGCATTGATCACAGTTACTATTATGAGGGTTATACGGTCTACAGAGCCGAAGATTTGTAA
- the spoIIID gene encoding sporulation transcriptional regulator SpoIIID: MKDYIEERAVEIANYIIETKATVRQTAKRFGISKSTVHKDVTDRLLQINPGLAQEARKVLDINKQERHIRGGLATKEKYLHKTQAPI, from the coding sequence TTGAAAGATTATATAGAAGAACGGGCAGTGGAAATTGCCAATTATATTATTGAAACAAAAGCAACTGTGAGGCAGACAGCAAAGAGATTTGGAATCAGCAAGAGTACGGTACATAAAGATGTTACGGATCGGCTGCTGCAGATTAACCCGGGACTTGCGCAGGAAGCAAGAAAAGTGTTGGATATCAATAAACAGGAGAGGCATATTCGTGGAGGACTTGCCACGAAGGAAAAGTACCTCCACAAGACTCAGGCGCCCATTTAG
- a CDS encoding MerR family transcriptional regulator: protein MKTVKEVAKLTGISVRTLHYYDEIGLLKPTQTSEAGYRLYDDKALEVLQQILFFREFDMPLGDIKSIMEDPELDRDQLLNSQREMLVLKKERLERIIASIDGILKGDHKMDFEVFSKTDIEEMYSTMVKNMSEEQKDIFVRQYGSMEGFQKHFMEQASGEQAQKNFAKVVEWYGDKDSALKAAENPDNPKIMEAYGQRLENITKKLAAKSGTDVNSFEVREIAGEMDFVSRQLYQMKDVSAFMLDMARKYQTDREFQMRMDEIYGAGATEYIGRALEAFYNR from the coding sequence ATGAAGACTGTAAAAGAAGTAGCGAAACTGACAGGTATCAGCGTGCGTACGCTGCACTATTATGATGAGATCGGCTTATTGAAACCGACACAAACAAGTGAGGCGGGATACCGGCTTTATGACGATAAGGCACTGGAAGTTTTGCAGCAGATACTGTTTTTCAGGGAATTTGATATGCCGCTTGGGGATATCAAATCCATCATGGAAGATCCTGAACTTGACAGAGATCAGTTATTAAACAGTCAGAGAGAGATGCTGGTATTAAAAAAGGAAAGACTCGAGCGTATCATTGCCAGCATTGACGGGATTCTGAAAGGAGATCATAAGATGGATTTTGAGGTTTTCAGTAAAACAGATATTGAAGAAATGTACAGCACAATGGTTAAAAACATGTCGGAAGAACAAAAAGATATTTTTGTCAGGCAGTATGGGAGCATGGAGGGATTTCAGAAACATTTTATGGAACAGGCGTCGGGTGAGCAGGCACAGAAAAATTTTGCCAAAGTCGTGGAGTGGTACGGGGATAAAGACAGTGCGCTGAAGGCCGCAGAGAACCCGGACAATCCTAAAATCATGGAGGCATACGGACAGAGGCTTGAAAATATCACAAAAAAGCTGGCAGCAAAATCTGGGACCGATGTAAATTCCTTTGAAGTAAGGGAGATTGCAGGGGAGATGGATTTTGTTTCCAGACAGCTTTATCAGATGAAAGATGTGTCGGCATTTATGCTGGATATGGCGCGAAAGTATCAAACTGACAGGGAGTTTCAGATGCGAATGGATGAGATCTACGGTGCGGGGGCCACGGAGTACATCGGACGTGCACTGGAGGCGTTTTATAACCGCTAA
- a CDS encoding type II toxin-antitoxin system HicB family antitoxin: MNFIYPAIFHKTETGRFTAVFPDLEMCRAEGDTLEDCIENANSAAYDWIYVELSEFDGQLPAVTDITDIPLKDGDIVRNISVHVRLTDGWDE, translated from the coding sequence ATGAATTTTATATATCCCGCTATTTTTCACAAGACAGAGACAGGGCGTTTTACCGCTGTTTTTCCGGACCTGGAGATGTGCCGCGCCGAAGGCGATACCCTGGAAGACTGCATTGAGAATGCAAACAGCGCCGCTTATGACTGGATCTACGTGGAGCTGTCAGAGTTTGACGGACAGCTTCCCGCAGTTACCGATATCACCGATATCCCGCTGAAGGACGGCGATATCGTACGGAACATTTCCGTTCATGTAAGGCTCACCGACGGGTGGGACGAATAA
- a CDS encoding MerR family transcriptional regulator: MFKIGEFSKLTQVSIRMLRYYDENNLLKPAQVDPYTGYRLYSVDQIPRLNRIVFLRDSGFNVAEITESLNSWDDGKVIQLLENKRIQLEQNIQEQQQKISRIELALADLMQEKSDMPCSITIKSVPSCQVLSLRKIIPDYYAEGRLWKEMSAFAASRHIQITGDTFSIYHDAEYKETDVDVELCALVSRMEDSKDGFLFRNTEAVPCMASTMVYGPFSNIAGAYLTFAQWLQENSQFQMLGTSRQIVHRGPWNEENPEHYLVELQIPLKDHTKS; encoded by the coding sequence ATGTTCAAAATCGGTGAATTTTCAAAACTGACACAAGTGTCTATAAGAATGCTGCGGTATTACGACGAAAATAATCTTCTGAAGCCTGCGCAGGTGGATCCCTATACGGGATACCGCCTGTATTCCGTCGATCAGATTCCCCGGCTCAACCGCATAGTTTTCCTGCGAGACAGCGGTTTTAACGTCGCCGAAATCACAGAATCCCTGAACAGCTGGGATGACGGCAAAGTCATACAGCTGCTCGAGAACAAACGCATCCAACTTGAACAAAACATTCAGGAACAGCAGCAGAAAATTTCCAGGATCGAACTTGCCCTGGCGGATCTTATGCAGGAAAAAAGCGATATGCCCTGCAGCATCACGATCAAGTCCGTTCCCAGCTGTCAGGTACTCTCTCTTCGGAAGATTATTCCCGACTATTATGCAGAAGGCCGGCTCTGGAAAGAGATGTCCGCGTTTGCGGCCAGCCGCCATATCCAGATAACCGGTGATACATTTTCCATCTATCACGACGCAGAATACAAAGAAACGGATGTGGATGTTGAGCTGTGCGCGCTCGTATCACGTATGGAAGACTCCAAAGATGGGTTTCTCTTTCGGAATACCGAAGCAGTCCCCTGCATGGCGAGCACCATGGTATACGGTCCATTCAGTAATATCGCAGGCGCATATCTTACGTTTGCACAGTGGCTTCAGGAAAACAGTCAGTTTCAAATGCTTGGGACGAGCCGTCAGATCGTCCACCGCGGTCCGTGGAATGAGGAAAACCCGGAACATTACCTGGTCGAATTACAGATTCCGCTGAAGGATCATACAAAATCATAA
- a CDS encoding SAM-dependent methyltransferase: protein MEEYKVYPIGEVHMDEEGFFIDLAPSYRPALQALEGFSHINVLWWFSHCDKKELRRMLEAPKPYRQSPDVMGIFATRSPVRPNPIALSAAEVIHIDEEQARIQIAYIDAEDGSPVLDIKPYTPSLDRIENPGLPDWCRHWPRSVEDSADFNWEDEFNF from the coding sequence ATGGAAGAATATAAGGTATACCCGATCGGAGAGGTTCATATGGATGAGGAAGGTTTTTTCATTGATCTGGCTCCCTCATACCGCCCTGCTCTTCAGGCGCTTGAGGGATTCAGCCACATCAATGTACTCTGGTGGTTCAGTCACTGCGATAAGAAAGAGCTGCGCCGCATGCTGGAAGCGCCAAAGCCGTACAGGCAATCGCCTGATGTGATGGGCATCTTTGCCACAAGGTCACCCGTACGTCCGAATCCCATTGCCCTGTCTGCCGCAGAGGTCATTCATATCGACGAAGAGCAGGCGCGTATTCAGATTGCTTACATTGACGCCGAAGACGGAAGTCCGGTGCTCGACATCAAGCCATATACGCCGAGTCTCGACCGGATAGAGAATCCGGGCCTTCCCGACTGGTGCCGCCACTGGCCGCGCAGTGTCGAGGACTCCGCTGATTTTAACTGGGAAGACGAATTTAATTTCTAA
- a CDS encoding M56 family metallopeptidase: protein MLHFRMDMPLYLMAFYGSIMILAVLLIRVLFKKRLPQFVFPVLWGLVLVRLLIPFSLSSPISAPVLELQMPYTESEAIAVEDSVGTRTDVSNATEYSVAEGTGPFSFSLRQLLVVLFWAGMAATAGVLIYQKRSCSQKLKNSLLVEHNETINAILRGMEMGDVLVFTNDGIASPLVCGILNQRIYLPTGMDFGNTVMLRHILTHETMHIRRRDNWVKTVMLAAVCVNWYNPLVWVMAKYLSADLEAACDAAVLGTMDAEERQGYAYSLLAMAVTGNRTALLYSAFSKTEVERRIKSILRYKKATVFTLAAAVCLLLCTTAVFATVGQAPFSSYLSSYCASSDCRWGVEAQISRDIVLGENARKRADRVILDVLKTDSSNDPDIIASRVREKLSGEFGVEKAAFKLTVNLFLNDKELEEEYKGHGITKDSSGMYLYNGETVRVYTDEMIGSVQTRDEGTVDIDVIRDRMGQITSVAALHRGDSEFDRRTKEREQASDYWDGNTAEEGGTAVVQETVADTEFTD, encoded by the coding sequence ATGCTGCATTTTAGAATGGATATGCCTCTGTATTTGATGGCATTTTATGGAAGTATCATGATTTTGGCGGTCCTTCTGATTCGGGTGCTGTTTAAAAAGCGTCTGCCTCAGTTCGTGTTTCCTGTTCTCTGGGGGCTCGTGCTGGTTCGCCTTTTGATCCCATTTTCCCTGTCCAGCCCGATCAGTGCGCCTGTTTTGGAGCTGCAGATGCCATACACAGAAAGCGAAGCGATTGCAGTGGAGGACAGCGTGGGGACCCGAACGGATGTTTCAAATGCAACAGAGTATAGTGTGGCTGAGGGAACAGGACCGTTTTCTTTCAGCTTGCGGCAGCTTCTTGTGGTTCTCTTTTGGGCGGGTATGGCGGCGACGGCGGGAGTGTTGATTTATCAGAAAAGAAGCTGTTCCCAAAAGCTGAAGAACAGTCTGCTGGTGGAGCACAATGAGACAATCAATGCAATTCTCCGCGGGATGGAGATGGGTGATGTGCTGGTGTTTACCAATGACGGGATAGCATCGCCCCTGGTATGCGGCATCCTGAATCAGCGAATCTACCTGCCCACAGGAATGGACTTTGGCAATACCGTTATGCTGCGCCATATTCTTACGCATGAGACGATGCATATCAGGCGTCGGGACAACTGGGTGAAGACCGTTATGCTGGCCGCCGTCTGTGTGAACTGGTACAATCCGCTGGTGTGGGTCATGGCGAAATACCTTTCAGCTGATCTGGAAGCGGCATGTGATGCCGCAGTGCTGGGGACAATGGACGCCGAAGAACGGCAGGGTTATGCATATAGCCTGCTTGCCATGGCAGTTACAGGAAACAGAACAGCACTGCTCTACAGTGCATTTTCCAAAACAGAGGTAGAGCGGCGGATCAAGAGTATTCTGCGTTATAAGAAAGCTACGGTCTTCACACTGGCAGCTGCTGTCTGCCTGCTTCTCTGTACGACTGCAGTATTTGCGACTGTAGGGCAGGCACCGTTTTCCTCATATCTTAGCAGTTATTGTGCAAGTTCGGACTGCCGGTGGGGAGTGGAGGCACAAATTTCAAGGGATATCGTTCTGGGGGAGAATGCCCGTAAACGAGCGGACCGCGTGATTTTAGATGTTTTGAAGACGGACAGTTCAAACGACCCTGATATCATAGCAAGCCGGGTACGGGAGAAGCTTTCCGGAGAATTTGGCGTGGAAAAAGCTGCGTTTAAGCTTACCGTGAACCTGTTTCTGAATGATAAAGAGCTCGAGGAAGAGTATAAAGGACACGGAATTACAAAGGACAGTTCCGGGATGTATCTCTACAATGGAGAGACCGTGCGCGTCTATACCGATGAGATGATCGGGTCTGTACAGACCAGAGATGAGGGGACTGTGGATATCGATGTGATCCGGGACCGCATGGGACAGATCACATCGGTTGCAGCTCTTCACAGGGGAGACAGTGAGTTTGACCGGCGCACGAAAGAACGTGAGCAGGCAAGCGATTACTGGGATGGCAATACGGCAGAGGAGGGCGGTACTGCAGTGGTACAGGAGACTGTGGCAGATACGGAATTTACGGATTAA
- a CDS encoding BlaI/MecI/CopY family transcriptional regulator: MDVKLFDSELKVMEVLWERGRLSARDIVSVLSERIGWNKNTTYTVIKKCIEKGAVRREEPGFMCSPLVTRDEVQQSETEQLIDKMFGGSSELFFSAFLKNQGISEEEARKLARMIKEAK, translated from the coding sequence ATGGATGTAAAGCTATTTGACTCCGAATTGAAGGTGATGGAGGTACTCTGGGAGCGGGGGAGACTATCTGCCAGGGACATTGTTTCCGTACTGTCAGAGCGTATTGGGTGGAACAAAAACACAACGTATACCGTTATCAAAAAATGTATTGAAAAAGGTGCAGTTCGGCGGGAGGAACCCGGATTCATGTGCAGCCCGCTTGTCACGAGGGACGAAGTTCAGCAAAGTGAGACAGAGCAGCTGATTGACAAGATGTTCGGCGGTTCCAGTGAACTGTTTTTCTCTGCATTTTTAAAAAATCAGGGCATATCTGAGGAGGAAGCCAGGAAGCTTGCCAGAATGATAAAGGAGGCGAAGTAG
- a CDS encoding tyrosine-protein phosphatase, which yields MGLSGVENARQLGGYRCAGGKKIRDGVLLRSGKLSGATQEDIRLLTRKYRLTKVIDLRMSDECREAPDPDIPGVEYIPIGLMQEDRNDHEVNEMTGMYTRDPAQAVLQMALSGLMDGNMYLGLAFDPYSQEGFKKFFQVLLNHEDGAVLFHCTGGKDRAGTAAVLLLSALGADREVILRDFALTNIVESDRIAGIMKEARKHTDDRNVLGMVRSLAGVNPEYMERMLDAVLERYGSIEQYLLEAFALGTEEIQRLREHYLEE from the coding sequence ATCGGTCTATCGGGAGTAGAAAATGCCAGGCAGCTTGGCGGCTACCGGTGTGCCGGCGGAAAGAAGATCAGAGACGGTGTGCTGCTGAGAAGCGGGAAACTGTCTGGCGCGACACAGGAGGACATCCGGCTGCTTACCCGGAAGTATCGTCTGACAAAAGTGATAGACCTGCGAATGTCAGACGAATGCAGGGAGGCGCCGGACCCCGATATTCCTGGAGTGGAGTATATCCCCATTGGTCTGATGCAGGAAGACAGGAATGACCATGAAGTGAATGAGATGACCGGCATGTACACAAGAGATCCTGCCCAGGCGGTGCTGCAGATGGCACTTTCCGGTCTGATGGATGGAAATATGTATCTGGGACTTGCCTTTGATCCGTACTCGCAGGAGGGTTTTAAAAAGTTTTTTCAGGTTCTTTTAAATCATGAGGATGGTGCAGTTCTGTTTCACTGTACCGGAGGAAAAGACCGCGCCGGGACTGCGGCGGTGCTGCTGCTGTCGGCACTGGGTGCGGATCGAGAGGTGATACTCAGAGATTTTGCACTGACGAATATTGTAGAGAGTGACAGGATCGCGGGTATTATGAAGGAAGCACGAAAACATACAGATGATCGGAATGTACTCGGTATGGTGCGGTCTCTGGCAGGGGTGAACCCTGAATATATGGAACGCATGCTGGACGCGGTTCTGGAACGCTATGGTTCGATAGAGCAGTATCTGCTGGAAGCATTTGCGCTGGGAACGGAAGAGATACAGCGGCTCAGGGAACATTACCTGGAGGAGTGA